In one window of Nesterenkonia sandarakina DNA:
- a CDS encoding DeoR/GlpR family DNA-binding transcription regulator: MLAAQRRAEIVTRLAAAGAVNVTELAAQFEVSDMTIRRDLDHLAAQGLITKVHGGAVTSAAPEAPAQRTEEPGFTAKSARQQAEKQAIAAEAAMLVQPGMSVGLSAGTTTWALAHQLVHVAGLTVVTNSPRIAEIFHHGAAATRDAAPGDTAAAGQTVILTGGVRTPSDALVGPIANQALRSLHLDLIFLGAHGFAPDAGFTTPNLEEAETNRTWLGTAPRTVVLADHSKWDTTALGSFATLEQVQLLITDTGLPDTAAAALRERLDALLLADPTQTRSPR; encoded by the coding sequence CGAGGTCTCGGACATGACCATCCGCCGGGACCTGGATCACCTCGCCGCGCAGGGGCTCATCACCAAGGTCCACGGCGGGGCCGTGACATCAGCCGCCCCTGAGGCACCTGCGCAGCGCACCGAGGAGCCCGGATTCACCGCGAAGTCCGCACGGCAGCAGGCCGAGAAGCAGGCCATCGCCGCAGAGGCCGCGATGCTGGTGCAACCGGGGATGTCCGTGGGACTCTCCGCAGGCACCACCACCTGGGCCCTGGCGCATCAGCTGGTCCACGTCGCCGGGCTCACCGTGGTCACCAACTCCCCGCGGATCGCGGAGATCTTCCACCACGGCGCCGCAGCGACCCGGGATGCCGCCCCTGGAGACACCGCCGCTGCGGGACAGACGGTGATCCTCACCGGGGGAGTGCGCACCCCATCAGACGCGCTGGTCGGCCCGATCGCGAATCAGGCACTGCGCTCGCTGCACCTGGACCTGATCTTCCTCGGAGCCCACGGGTTCGCCCCGGACGCCGGGTTCACCACCCCGAACCTGGAGGAGGCCGAGACCAACCGCACCTGGCTGGGCACCGCGCCGCGCACCGTCGTGCTGGCCGACCACAGCAAATGGGACACCACCGCCCTGGGCAGCTTCGCCACGCTCGAGCAGGTCCAGCTGCTGATCACCGACACCGGGTTACCCGACACCGCCGCAGCAGCGCTGCGCGAGCGGCTCGACGCCCTCCTCCTCGCCGATCCCACTCAGACCAGGAGCCCCCGATGA
- the galT gene encoding galactose-1-phosphate uridylyltransferase, translated as MTTASSEPESLAADPSAGTASGAEPATGARPASGARPVPRSTTVAAARPAAQRTRAQLADGREIIFFDDEPRRRTVQDRREISRPVGGNEMRYDPLLREWVAIAAARQHRTHLPATDQCPLCPSTPERATEVPQAHYDVVVFENRFPSFRGDTPVPEDLLSTTTAAQESAGLRQPGSGRCEVVCFTDQHTSQLGAVSVRRMRTVVDAWADRTAAMLAEPGVEQVYCFENRGEEIGVTLNHPHGQIYGYPFITPRTRTLLDSAADYHARRDADLFADILASEVSDGRRIVARTEHWTAFIPAWARWPVELHIYPHRAVERLPELTDAERDDFATLYLDLLRRGDKLFDSPLPYISGWQQAPASAEPGLMRLHLQLFSIRRAENKLKYLAGSESGMGVFINDIAPEETARRLVAIGPQTAESEAAQSGTADPVPTDSTPTDSTPADSPTEPTHSEETP; from the coding sequence ATGACCACCGCTTCCTCCGAGCCGGAGAGCCTCGCCGCAGACCCCAGTGCCGGGACTGCGTCTGGCGCCGAGCCTGCAACCGGCGCCCGGCCCGCGTCCGGCGCCCGGCCCGTGCCCCGGTCCACCACCGTCGCGGCCGCCCGGCCGGCGGCGCAGCGCACCCGCGCGCAGCTTGCCGACGGCCGCGAGATCATCTTCTTCGACGACGAGCCGCGCCGTCGCACCGTCCAGGACCGGCGTGAGATCTCCCGACCGGTGGGCGGCAACGAGATGCGCTATGACCCGCTGCTGCGCGAGTGGGTCGCCATCGCGGCCGCCCGGCAGCACCGCACCCACCTGCCCGCCACCGATCAGTGCCCGCTCTGCCCCTCCACGCCGGAACGCGCCACCGAGGTCCCGCAAGCCCACTACGACGTGGTCGTCTTCGAGAACCGGTTCCCCTCCTTCCGCGGCGACACCCCGGTCCCGGAGGACCTGCTGAGCACGACGACGGCGGCGCAGGAGTCTGCCGGACTGCGCCAGCCCGGATCCGGGCGCTGCGAGGTGGTGTGCTTCACCGATCAGCACACCTCCCAGCTCGGAGCGGTCAGCGTCCGGCGGATGCGCACCGTGGTCGATGCCTGGGCGGACCGCACCGCGGCGATGCTCGCCGAGCCCGGCGTCGAGCAGGTCTACTGCTTCGAGAACCGGGGCGAGGAGATCGGGGTGACGCTGAACCACCCGCACGGGCAGATCTACGGCTACCCCTTCATCACCCCGCGCACCCGGACTCTGCTGGACTCCGCCGCGGACTACCACGCCCGCCGCGACGCAGACCTCTTCGCCGACATCCTGGCCAGCGAGGTCTCCGACGGGCGGCGGATCGTCGCGCGCACCGAGCACTGGACCGCATTCATCCCCGCCTGGGCGCGCTGGCCGGTAGAGCTGCACATCTACCCGCACCGGGCTGTGGAGCGGCTGCCCGAGCTCACCGACGCCGAACGCGACGACTTCGCAACGCTGTACCTGGACCTGCTGCGCCGCGGGGATAAGCTCTTCGACTCGCCGCTGCCCTATATTTCCGGCTGGCAGCAGGCTCCGGCCTCGGCGGAGCCAGGGCTGATGCGGCTGCACCTGCAGCTGTTCTCCATCCGCCGCGCGGAGAACAAGCTGAAGTACCTGGCCGGCTCGGAATCCGGCATGGGCGTCTTCATCAATGACATCGCCCCGGAGGAGACGGCACGGCGACTGGTAGCGATCGGGCCGCAGACGGCAGAATCGGAGGCGGCACAATCCGGCACGGCAGACCCAGTGCCGACAGACTCAACGCCGACAGACTCAACGCCGGCGGACTCACCCACAGAACCTACCCACTCAGAGGAGACACCATGA
- the galE gene encoding UDP-glucose 4-epimerase GalE produces MKLLVTGGAGYIGSVVVQQLLAEGHTVEVLDNLSTGHADSVLQGALWHQTELLKVGEILDSSFDAVVHLAARSLVGESVSHPERYWHGNIVATLALLDAMRDAGVRRLVFSSTAAVYGEPAGASIAETDPTMPTNPYGASKLAIDHMLTAEAQAHGLAAISLRYFNVAGASGELRERHDPETHLIPNLLKVAAGEKESASIFGTDYPTADGTAVRDYIHVLDLAEAHLRALQAAEPASHEIYNLGTGTGTSVRQVIDAVREVTGAEVPAVEEPRRAGDPAVLVASGARAQERLGWRPTREVPEMVADAWAALGHEVKTMSRTSQSPAAPSPGNRAPAAPTPAVESPAAPTPGGRG; encoded by the coding sequence ATGAAGCTGCTGGTCACCGGCGGTGCCGGGTATATCGGATCGGTGGTGGTGCAGCAGCTGCTCGCCGAAGGTCACACCGTGGAGGTCCTGGACAACCTGAGCACCGGCCACGCGGACTCGGTGCTCCAGGGCGCTCTCTGGCATCAGACCGAGCTGCTGAAGGTCGGTGAGATCCTGGACTCCAGCTTCGACGCCGTGGTCCACCTCGCCGCCCGCTCACTGGTGGGGGAGTCGGTGAGCCACCCGGAGCGGTATTGGCACGGCAACATCGTCGCCACCCTCGCCCTGCTCGACGCGATGCGCGACGCCGGGGTGCGCCGGCTGGTGTTCTCCTCCACGGCCGCGGTCTACGGCGAGCCTGCCGGAGCCAGCATCGCCGAGACCGATCCGACCATGCCCACCAACCCCTATGGTGCCTCGAAGCTGGCCATCGACCATATGCTCACCGCCGAGGCCCAAGCCCACGGGCTGGCAGCGATCAGCCTGCGCTATTTCAACGTGGCCGGCGCCTCCGGGGAGCTGCGCGAACGCCACGACCCCGAGACCCACCTGATCCCGAACCTGCTCAAGGTCGCCGCGGGGGAGAAGGAGTCTGCCAGCATCTTCGGCACGGACTATCCCACCGCGGACGGCACCGCCGTGCGGGACTATATCCACGTGCTCGACCTGGCCGAGGCGCACCTGCGGGCGCTGCAGGCCGCCGAGCCTGCCAGCCACGAGATCTACAACCTCGGCACCGGCACCGGCACTTCGGTGCGACAGGTGATCGACGCGGTCCGTGAGGTCACCGGGGCGGAGGTCCCAGCCGTGGAGGAGCCGCGCCGCGCCGGGGACCCTGCGGTGCTGGTCGCCTCTGGCGCCCGCGCGCAGGAGCGACTGGGCTGGCGCCCCACCCGCGAGGTGCCCGAGATGGTCGCCGACGCCTGGGCGGCCCTGGGGCATGAGGTCAAGACCATGAGCCGTACCAGCCAGAGCCCTGCAGCCCCGTCGCCGGGGAATCGGGCCCCTGCTGCCCCGACACCAGCGGTCGAGTCACCCGCAGCCCCGACGCCGGGAGGCCGCGGGTGA
- the galK gene encoding galactokinase, which translates to MSAARPALAESFHSAFGRECAGIWAAPGRVNLIGEHTDYNGGFVLPFALPQVSEVAVAVREDRMVQVRSLLNGETAHFSLDGLAPGVVEGWAAYPAGMLWSLEQAGHRLPGLDLLIDSSVPIGAGLSSSAALECSVALAATDLAGVELPVAELARLAQHAENDFVGMPCGIMDQMASVAAQAEHALLLDTRSMGTEQVPFTLAQDDLALLVLDSLAEHRLVDGEYAARRAQCESGARLLGVQSLRELNDDGVAPADLQARLSDEVILRRVRHVLTENARVLAAREALRTGAYAQLGEILTASHLSQRDDFEITVAETDTMVEALLAAPSSESVQPALGARQVGGGFGGCVIALIHADSYDGLLAAVQENARARGFTEPTGFLAHPSAGARRLA; encoded by the coding sequence GTGAGCGCCGCTCGGCCCGCGCTCGCCGAGAGCTTCCACAGCGCGTTCGGCCGTGAATGTGCCGGGATCTGGGCCGCCCCGGGCCGGGTCAACTTGATCGGCGAGCACACCGACTACAACGGCGGCTTCGTGCTGCCCTTCGCGCTGCCCCAGGTCAGCGAGGTGGCGGTCGCAGTTCGTGAGGACCGGATGGTCCAGGTGCGCTCGCTGCTCAACGGTGAGACCGCGCATTTCAGCCTGGACGGGCTGGCCCCCGGCGTCGTCGAGGGCTGGGCCGCCTACCCCGCCGGGATGCTCTGGTCGCTGGAGCAGGCCGGGCACCGACTCCCGGGCCTGGACCTGCTCATCGACTCCTCGGTGCCCATCGGGGCCGGGCTCTCATCCTCTGCCGCCCTGGAGTGCTCGGTGGCCCTCGCCGCGACCGACCTGGCCGGCGTCGAGCTGCCCGTTGCGGAGCTGGCTCGGCTCGCGCAGCACGCGGAGAACGACTTCGTGGGCATGCCCTGCGGGATCATGGACCAGATGGCCTCGGTCGCCGCGCAGGCCGAGCACGCGCTGCTCCTGGACACCCGAAGCATGGGCACCGAACAGGTCCCCTTCACCCTCGCCCAGGACGACCTCGCGCTGCTGGTCCTGGATTCTCTCGCCGAGCACCGCCTGGTGGACGGGGAGTACGCCGCCCGCCGCGCCCAGTGTGAGTCCGGCGCCCGGCTGCTCGGGGTGCAGAGCCTGCGCGAACTCAACGACGACGGCGTCGCCCCCGCGGATCTTCAAGCTCGGCTCTCCGATGAGGTGATCCTGCGGCGGGTCCGGCACGTGCTCACCGAGAACGCGCGGGTCCTCGCCGCCCGGGAGGCGCTGCGCACCGGGGCCTACGCCCAGCTCGGAGAGATCCTCACCGCCTCGCACCTCTCCCAGCGCGATGACTTCGAGATCACCGTGGCAGAGACCGACACCATGGTCGAAGCCCTGCTCGCCGCGCCGAGTTCCGAATCGGTGCAGCCGGCCCTGGGGGCCAGGCAGGTCGGCGGCGGATTCGGGGGCTGCGTGATTGCACTGATCCACGCGGACTCCTATGACGGGCTGCTCGCTGCGGTCCAGGAGAACGCCCGAGCGCGCGGCTTCACCGAGCCCACCGGCTTCCTGGCGCACCCCTCCGCGGGCGCCCGTCGCCTGGCCTGA
- a CDS encoding heparan-alpha-glucosaminide N-acetyltransferase domain-containing protein — MIKAGTTSAHSRRISGVDAARGLALLGMMTVHVLPTISDSGQDASWAGLLFTGRPSALFAMLAGVGLALLTGGAGRGHSGAQLAGDRKAIAVRALLVVVIGLLVAALNSGVAIILVHYGLLFLLALPFLRLGAVPLFTLAGAWVAAAPVAYWWLHNDLRSSWEGFPDMWRLWHSPGVADLANPALLGMDLALTGYYPLLLWPAYLFTGMAIGRLQLQRTSTALRLAGTGLGLAAASYAVHLWMLFQSTLVPELAARYGWSNAEIRAELMVGTFQIPLVTEDLWFLLATPHQGSTMDLIHTIGTSMLVLGLCLLVAERLRWLLAPLIGAGAMPLTLYVAHLVVIHFWRGAPVPDFLTFLTEYSPMQMLTLMIIGALGAGLLRFILRRRGPLEALTHAAVNAAAGR; from the coding sequence GTGATCAAAGCTGGCACCACCTCCGCACATTCCCGACGCATCTCCGGGGTCGACGCCGCCCGTGGCCTCGCTCTTCTGGGCATGATGACCGTCCACGTGCTGCCCACCATCTCCGACTCCGGTCAGGACGCCAGCTGGGCCGGCCTGCTGTTCACCGGGCGCCCCTCGGCGCTGTTCGCGATGCTCGCCGGAGTCGGCCTCGCGCTGCTCACCGGCGGCGCCGGCCGGGGCCACTCCGGGGCGCAGCTGGCCGGTGACCGCAAAGCCATCGCGGTGCGTGCCCTGCTGGTGGTGGTGATCGGACTGCTGGTGGCGGCGCTGAACTCCGGGGTGGCCATCATCCTGGTGCACTACGGTCTGCTCTTCCTGCTGGCGCTGCCGTTCCTGCGGCTGGGTGCGGTGCCGCTGTTCACGCTGGCCGGAGCCTGGGTGGCGGCGGCGCCGGTGGCGTACTGGTGGCTGCACAATGATCTGCGCAGCTCCTGGGAGGGGTTCCCCGACATGTGGCGGCTGTGGCACTCCCCCGGTGTCGCTGACCTTGCGAACCCCGCCCTGCTGGGCATGGACCTGGCGCTGACCGGGTACTACCCGCTGCTGCTCTGGCCGGCCTATCTCTTCACCGGGATGGCCATCGGGCGTCTGCAGCTGCAGCGCACCTCCACCGCGCTGCGACTGGCCGGCACGGGACTTGGGCTGGCTGCGGCGAGCTATGCGGTGCACCTGTGGATGCTCTTCCAGTCCACGCTGGTCCCAGAGCTGGCTGCCCGCTACGGCTGGTCCAACGCGGAGATCCGCGCCGAGCTGATGGTGGGGACCTTCCAGATCCCGCTGGTCACCGAGGACCTGTGGTTCCTGCTGGCCACCCCGCACCAGGGCTCCACCATGGACCTGATTCACACCATCGGCACCTCGATGCTGGTGCTGGGGCTGTGTCTGCTGGTCGCGGAGCGGCTGCGCTGGCTGCTGGCGCCGCTGATCGGGGCCGGGGCCATGCCGCTGACCCTCTACGTGGCGCACCTGGTGGTGATCCACTTCTGGCGCGGCGCCCCGGTGCCGGACTTCCTGACCTTCCTCACCGAGTACTCCCCGATGCAGATGCTCACGCTGATGATCATCGGCGCGCTCGGTGCCGGGCTGCTGCGGTTCATCCTGCGCCGCCGCGGCCCGCTGGAAGCGCTGACGCACGCCGCGGTCAACGCCGCCGCCGGCCGCTAG
- a CDS encoding DUF4397 domain-containing protein: MRKSLPLATTAVVGLAIAASAAPAYAADEAAGSAQLSVLHAVPDLPVDVYVNGELTLDDFNPGDLAGPLELPGGDYEIAITAADAADASEPVLGPVDVSLEGGGNYTAAAHLDAEGNPTVTAFGNDTSELAAGEGRLTVRHVAAAPEVDIWANGEVAVEALANPDEASLDLAAGTLEAAVSLTGESDPVIGPADVEVTEGVNTIVYAWGSAEDGNLALATQTVDATHSAPDGVPTGNFEVAAGQSTAGWVAGIGVLALIGVGAVTMGVRAKSRV, from the coding sequence ATGCGTAAGTCTCTTCCACTCGCAACCACCGCTGTCGTAGGACTAGCCATCGCGGCCAGCGCAGCCCCTGCCTATGCCGCCGATGAGGCCGCAGGCTCCGCTCAGCTCTCCGTGCTGCATGCCGTGCCGGATCTTCCCGTGGACGTCTACGTCAACGGTGAGCTCACCCTGGATGACTTCAACCCCGGTGACCTCGCCGGCCCGCTGGAGCTGCCCGGCGGCGACTACGAGATCGCCATCACCGCAGCCGATGCCGCGGACGCCTCGGAACCGGTGCTCGGCCCGGTGGACGTGAGCCTGGAGGGTGGCGGGAACTACACTGCTGCCGCCCATCTGGATGCCGAGGGCAACCCGACGGTGACCGCCTTCGGCAATGACACCTCGGAGCTGGCAGCCGGAGAGGGCCGCCTGACGGTGCGCCACGTGGCAGCGGCTCCCGAGGTCGACATCTGGGCCAACGGCGAGGTCGCGGTCGAGGCCCTGGCCAACCCGGATGAGGCGTCGCTGGACCTGGCCGCCGGAACCCTGGAAGCCGCCGTGTCCCTGACCGGGGAGTCTGACCCGGTCATCGGTCCCGCCGACGTCGAGGTCACCGAGGGTGTCAACACGATCGTCTACGCCTGGGGCTCTGCGGAGGACGGAAACCTCGCACTGGCGACCCAGACCGTGGACGCCACACACTCGGCGCCGGACGGCGTGCCCACCGGCAACTTCGAGGTCGCTGCAGGCCAGTCCACCGCAGGCTGGGTCGCCGGCATCGGTGTACTCGCCCTGATCGGCGTCGGCGCCGTGACCATGGGTGTGCGCGCGAAGAGTCGCGTCTGA
- a CDS encoding sortase domain-containing protein: MKDHRRRAPAGHTAGLALVLAVSLGAAGCAVGATEGTQDQSATVSASGEPQEAPASSPSPEAPGSPEAAPPSFDPGSVPVQPADQGQQEPTPEPVQVLYPEIDADLPVQPRGVASDGQMDIPDDAAQAAWYQYGNAPADDVGTTVISAHAGSEETPVGPLYALQDAQEGEEITVLDEAGTAHHYEVTQVEQLGKDGLDFAPYFERTGEHRLVLITCGGQWIDERGSYADNIIVVAEPLD; encoded by the coding sequence ATGAAGGACCACCGTCGCCGCGCGCCTGCGGGCCACACCGCAGGCCTGGCCCTCGTGCTCGCTGTCTCCCTCGGTGCAGCAGGGTGCGCCGTGGGAGCCACGGAGGGCACCCAGGACCAGTCGGCGACGGTCTCGGCCTCCGGAGAGCCTCAGGAGGCTCCGGCGTCTTCCCCTTCGCCGGAGGCCCCTGGATCTCCGGAGGCCGCTCCACCCTCCTTCGACCCCGGGTCCGTCCCGGTGCAGCCTGCCGATCAGGGGCAACAGGAGCCCACCCCGGAACCGGTCCAGGTGCTCTACCCGGAGATCGACGCAGATCTTCCGGTCCAGCCTCGCGGCGTCGCCAGTGATGGTCAGATGGACATCCCCGACGACGCCGCGCAGGCTGCCTGGTACCAATACGGCAACGCACCGGCTGATGACGTCGGCACCACCGTCATCTCAGCGCACGCCGGTTCGGAGGAGACCCCGGTCGGTCCGCTCTATGCCCTGCAGGACGCGCAGGAGGGAGAGGAGATCACCGTCCTTGACGAAGCTGGGACGGCGCATCACTATGAAGTCACACAGGTGGAGCAGCTCGGCAAGGACGGTCTGGACTTCGCTCCGTACTTCGAGCGGACCGGCGAGCACCGACTGGTGCTGATCACCTGTGGGGGTCAGTGGATCGACGAGCGCGGCAGCTATGCGGACAACATCATCGTGGTCGCCGAACCTCTTGACTGA
- a CDS encoding RNA polymerase sigma factor produces MRFAAGDPAAMQDLYHQHASFVFSLCMAALRHRQDAEDATQQVFTRAWRSRDTYDVSQPTGAWFTGITRRVIADVFASRERDHQLAEAGAEAQARNGSSPPADSVVDRVVVQQSLVQLGPPQDEILRLAYTEDLPLKTIAERLEMPLGTVKSHVHRGLARMRESLEVHHD; encoded by the coding sequence ATGCGCTTCGCGGCCGGGGACCCTGCGGCGATGCAGGACCTCTATCACCAGCATGCGAGCTTCGTGTTCTCCCTGTGCATGGCCGCGCTGCGTCATCGGCAAGACGCTGAGGATGCCACCCAGCAGGTCTTCACCCGCGCCTGGCGCTCGCGGGACACCTATGACGTCTCCCAACCCACCGGAGCCTGGTTCACCGGGATCACCCGGCGGGTGATCGCCGACGTCTTCGCTAGTCGGGAGCGAGACCACCAGCTCGCAGAGGCCGGGGCCGAGGCACAGGCACGCAACGGATCCTCGCCGCCGGCGGACTCCGTGGTCGACCGGGTGGTGGTCCAGCAGAGCCTGGTGCAGCTGGGTCCGCCGCAGGATGAGATACTGCGCCTGGCCTATACGGAGGATCTTCCCCTGAAGACCATCGCTGAACGCCTGGAGATGCCGCTGGGCACCGTGAAATCCCATGTCCACCGGGGCTTGGCCCGAATGAGAGAAAGTCTGGAGGTGCACCATGACTGA
- a CDS encoding anti-sigma factor: MTEPLPPREDSQVNGHLTDADLATLADPRLGDAYSGAPGALPTPDRSSDPGSETRSGARSDTGFSHSPDPSPAAHVDPSAENEQDSHPERLTDFQPLTDFQPLTDFQPLTDSQPLTDSQRLTDPEQLAQRRHLQLCDTCRAAYDVTERALLALRDPAVLHEPPAGLWDRIAAEIGLPSEVPGASERSDAPDAPQTSEDHHRIASVTRLPRREPGPGQTRRRLWVPLAAAAVGALLGGAAVAAALSSSGEGPESEPPVAESPTSESPSAESPIAGPTVLGDATLEPVAAADFSGRAEMVETGEGALELTVEITAAPDPEDGYFEVWLRDEAGTQLISLGAATGETSTFTVPAGIDLSQYPVVDVSHEHFDGDPTHSGTTLAAGPMQDTTS, encoded by the coding sequence ATGACTGAGCCGCTCCCGCCGCGGGAGGACTCCCAGGTCAACGGGCACCTCACGGACGCAGATCTGGCGACCCTGGCAGACCCGCGGCTCGGGGACGCCTACTCAGGTGCTCCCGGCGCGCTCCCGACCCCCGACCGGAGCTCTGATCCAGGCTCCGAGACGAGGTCCGGCGCGCGCTCCGACACAGGCTTCAGCCACAGCCCGGACCCGAGCCCGGCTGCGCACGTTGACCCGAGCGCTGAAAATGAGCAGGACTCGCATCCTGAGCGCCTCACCGACTTCCAACCTCTCACCGACTTCCAACCTCTCACCGACTTCCAACCTCTCACCGACTCCCAACCTCTCACCGACTCCCAGCGCCTCACCGATCCAGAGCAACTTGCCCAGCGTCGGCATCTGCAGCTGTGCGACACCTGCCGTGCCGCCTACGACGTCACCGAGCGCGCGCTGCTGGCGCTGCGGGACCCTGCAGTGCTGCACGAGCCGCCGGCCGGGCTCTGGGACCGGATCGCCGCCGAGATCGGGCTCCCCTCCGAGGTCCCCGGGGCCTCGGAGCGCTCTGATGCCCCCGATGCCCCACAGACCTCCGAGGACCATCACCGGATCGCCTCGGTGACCCGGCTTCCTCGCCGCGAGCCGGGACCGGGGCAGACCCGCAGGAGGCTCTGGGTGCCGCTGGCGGCAGCCGCCGTCGGTGCGCTGCTCGGCGGCGCCGCCGTGGCCGCCGCGCTCTCCAGTTCGGGCGAGGGCCCGGAGTCAGAGCCCCCCGTCGCTGAATCTCCGACGAGCGAGTCCCCCTCGGCGGAGTCTCCGATCGCCGGGCCCACCGTGCTCGGTGATGCCACCCTGGAGCCGGTGGCCGCCGCGGACTTCAGCGGGCGCGCAGAGATGGTCGAGACCGGCGAGGGGGCGCTGGAACTCACCGTGGAGATCACCGCGGCCCCGGATCCGGAGGACGGCTACTTCGAGGTGTGGCTGCGCGACGAGGCCGGCACCCAGCTGATCTCGCTCGGCGCCGCCACCGGGGAGACCAGCACCTTCACCGTGCCGGCGGGCATCGACCTGAGCCAGTACCCGGTGGTCGATGTCTCCCACGAGCACTTCGACGGCGACCCGACCCACAGCGGGACCACGCTGGCTGCGGGCCCGATGCAGGACACCACCAGCTGA
- the dapA gene encoding 4-hydroxy-tetrahydrodipicolinate synthase — translation MASDNEPTHEFDPHLIQGQVQHPDQTDPHFGHLITAMVTPFTPDDKIDFDAFEALAVRLVDEGNDSLVVSGTTGETSTLEDHEKESLVRAAKSAVGDRAKVIAGTATNHTDHDLLMAKRAERAGADGQLVVTPYYNKPSQDGVFAHFSAVANAADLPLMIYDIPGRTGIPIATETILKLAEHPHIMSLKDAKNDITATTEVLTKTDLEVYSGDDQNVLAWMAMGAAGVVSVTAHVASPTFRRMIDAVLNYELREARIAHGELGPVIRAMMTRVQGAVSCKQVLSWLGTGMHPGVRLPLVQANELEKQLIIADLREAGWQL, via the coding sequence ATGGCAAGCGACAACGAACCCACGCACGAGTTCGATCCGCACCTGATCCAGGGGCAGGTCCAGCACCCGGACCAGACCGACCCGCATTTCGGGCATCTGATCACGGCGATGGTCACCCCGTTCACCCCGGATGACAAGATCGACTTCGACGCCTTCGAGGCGCTCGCCGTGCGGCTGGTCGATGAGGGCAACGACTCGCTGGTGGTCTCTGGCACCACCGGTGAGACCTCCACCCTGGAGGACCACGAGAAGGAGTCCCTCGTCCGGGCGGCCAAGTCCGCCGTCGGAGATCGGGCGAAGGTCATCGCGGGCACCGCGACCAACCACACCGACCATGACCTGCTCATGGCCAAGCGGGCCGAGCGCGCCGGAGCCGACGGCCAGCTGGTGGTCACTCCCTATTACAACAAGCCCAGCCAGGACGGAGTGTTCGCCCACTTCTCCGCGGTGGCCAACGCCGCGGACCTGCCGCTGATGATCTACGACATCCCCGGGCGCACCGGGATTCCGATCGCCACCGAGACGATCCTCAAGCTCGCCGAGCACCCGCACATCATGTCCCTGAAGGACGCGAAGAACGACATCACCGCCACCACCGAGGTGCTGACCAAGACCGACCTCGAGGTCTACTCCGGTGATGACCAGAATGTGCTGGCCTGGATGGCCATGGGGGCTGCCGGCGTCGTCTCGGTCACCGCCCACGTCGCGTCCCCGACCTTCCGTCGGATGATCGACGCGGTGCTGAACTACGAGCTGCGCGAGGCCCGCATCGCCCACGGCGAGCTCGGCCCGGTGATTCGGGCCATGATGACCCGGGTCCAGGGTGCGGTCTCCTGCAAGCAGGTGCTGAGCTGGCTGGGCACCGGCATGCACCCCGGGGTCCGCCTGCCCCTGGTCCAGGCCAACGAACTTGAGAAACAACTGATCATCGCCGACCTGCGCGAGGCAGGCTGGCAGCTCTGA